A segment of the Commensalibacter oyaizuii genome:
GCTGAAAAAGCAGCTGCACTTTATCAGGCCGAGTTACAGGCGGAATATGGTTCTAGCGAGCTACAAAAAGGCAAGCCTTTGTTTGATATTGTTTTATTGGGCTTGGGTGCTGATGGTCATACAGCTTCTTTGTTCCCTGGAACCCCAGTCTTACAAGAAAAACAAAAATGGGTATCATGGAGTGTGCCTTCTGATGCACCACATACCAGATTAACGTTGACCTATCCTGCAATAGAGTCCAGTCGTTTTGTTATTTTTGTAGTTAGTGGAGAAAGCAAAACACAAATCATCCGTGAAGTTCGAGATGGGGATAAACCTTATCCTTCTGCTGCGATTAAAACAGAAGGTGAATTACATTGGGTTTTAGACAAAGCTGCGGGCGGTGAATAAAGATAAAAATCTCATTACGATCCGTGATGGGAAAATTAAAA
Coding sequences within it:
- the pgl gene encoding 6-phosphogluconolactonase, coding for MNDKVENTGEKGHTAKTGYVLVVSDANAQADYLASSILHHAEEKKEGPLRIALSGGSTPKRLYELLGSEEYANRIPWHRVHLFFGDERLVPHTDEASNFHMVKEALLNHVDIPFRNVHPMPVLEDAEKAAALYQAELQAEYGSSELQKGKPLFDIVLLGLGADGHTASLFPGTPVLQEKQKWVSWSVPSDAPHTRLTLTYPAIESSRFVIFVVSGESKTQIIREVRDGDKPYPSAAIKTEGELHWVLDKAAGGE